Genomic window (Muntiacus reevesi chromosome X, mMunRee1.1, whole genome shotgun sequence):
GCTACCAAGATGATCTTCTGTACCTACTAATTATCCCTGATACCATTGAACAATTGCTTCTGATACCAGTATAGTATAACTTTGGGGAGAATAAAGAGCTAAGGGCACATTTGTGTATCATGTgtttgttgctttaaaaaaaaaatggattgagTTGGGAGTCTGAAGAAAGCGAGAGCACTGAGTTTCTAATTGTTTTAGGATATATGACAAgatgatttaatatatgtatacattatgaaatgattatcacaatcaaATTAACACATCTATCACCTCACTTAAGTCACCTACTTTTTTGGGGTGAGAGCACTTATCTACGCTTTTAACAAATTCAAGTATACAATGAAATGCAATTAACTATTGTCACCGTGCTGTacattattcatcttataactgaaagtttgtaccctatGACTTCCCATTCTCCCCACCCCACGTCCCTAGCCCCTGATAACCATGTTTCTAGTCTCTGGATCTATGAGATCAtcttttttagatcccacatgtaagtgaacTCATACAGCCTCTGTCTTTCTccatctaacttatttcacttagcataacgccctctaggttcatctatattgttgcaaatgacaggaatttcctttttaaggctgaataatattctattgtatgtgtgtaccacattttatttgtttatccatcggtggacatttaggctgtttggTATCTTGGCTATAATGAATATTGCTGCAGTTAACATGGGGacacagatatctctttgagatattgATTTCATCTCCTTTGGATACATACACTGCAGTGAATTTGATGGATCAGATGATATCTGACAGGTATAGTCAGATCATTGCTCTCCTTATCAAGCTGTATACTTCTCCCTTCCTGCATTAATCTTCAGCCATTCTTCAGATTCCTCCTCATCACCCCTTTTTCCAAGAGGATTGATTCTAGAAGAGGTAATGAGTTCGGGCTCATTCTCTAGTCTCTCATTTCCTAGTTATGTTGCTACACTTCCGATTTCATTACTGTACTTTTGCAACTATTAGCATCTTGAAGATGGTGCAGGAGGTAAATTTGGATGATTTTATTTTACACTGGGCACCAAACAATTTTTCatgttaatgaatatttttttttgcaattataaGGACATAAGAAAATTAATACAAAGGCAAGTCATGAATAAGGGGACATCAAGGGAAAGGGGGAAAGGGCATATGTTTAATTAGATTTTCTGAGTAACTGAAGGgtaaaaacaaaactgttttctATTGTATTTGCTTAAAAGAAATGTTCCACTAAGCTATCTGAGTCCACTGTTCAGACTTAGGAAATCAAGTATAATGATATACTTGAATCACTCTTTACTGATTGAGGATTTTTCAGAGCTTCCAGCCATTATTCTGAGCATTAATTTTGATTGGTCAGAACTACAAATAAGATGAAGAGAAGAAGAGTAGAACTGAATGTACTCTGACCCCAGAATATCTcctaaaaattgttttcttgacTAAGCTTGTTTCATTATCTCTTTCATGCACACAAAGGCAAAATGAgacataacaaaattaaaaaaaaaaatttcagatcaTTGAAAGCTCTGGGTAGTTGGGCTGCCATTAACGAAGGCTTCTCAGAGACTCACAATGAAGAGAGTCTAAGAGTCCCGCGTGGAATTTGCTTTCCTATGCACAAGATGCTCCTGGTATGCAGTTGCTAATCCTGCACTCTGAGCAATTTCTGCAGAGAGTAAAGGTTACACTGACATGTTCACTCTCTTCCTTGGTCCTTTTTGAAAACAAGGACATGAATTTGTCAGACTTTTTCTCAAGCTTGTTGTGTGGCCACAGTGGGAGCCCTGTCTGTCAGGGCTGAGACTCTGTCTGTTACCAGATTCCTGAACCACAGGAGGACTAAAACTGTCATCGCAGCAATGGATCATAACCCACAAGATCtaacaaaaagaaaggaaggaaggaaggatggatggatggatggaaagaaaacaaaagaaaatgcccCTCAAACTAAATTACCTACTTGATCCTCAGGAAAAGAGGATCATTTATACAGTTGCCAGAAACTAGGATTCATCCTTAATTCCTTCCTGTCCTTCGTGTCTTCTGCTAATGCAGTTTGTCTGCAATCTATGTCATTTCactactttttttaaattggagggtaattgccttacaatattgtgttggcctcttccatacatcaacatgaatcagtcacaagtATACATAGTCcccttccctcctgaacctccctcccatctcccaccccattccacccctctaggttgtcacagaacactgggtCGAGCTCCCTGTGGTTAGTAAAGCAtaatatacatacagaaaaaatatatatatatatacacatatatacatatatatattctactatgtaaaaagtcttaaaattaatttacctTACTCCATCCCAACTTGATCTCCATCTCTTACCTGTATTACTATATTAGCTTCCTCACCAGttttctccctttcccttttggtccCTTACAGTCATTCTCCACATagaagcctgtgggatcttttcaaaatgtaaatcagaTATGCATTCTACAAACTCACCTCCTATCACTCTTTCCCTCACCTGTAGGCCTCCAGTTAcagttcttgtttttgctgtttgcttATTAGTCCTAATGCTTCTAGTTGTCAAGTGCTTATCCCACTCAAGACTTTTGCACATGCTCTCTGTCTACCTGTAATACCTCCCCTCGGATTGATCTCCTAGATGGCTAGTCCATATTTATCAGATCTCAGCTGAAATATGACTTCTTCTTCAGAAAGATCTTCCCTGAGCATCTTACCAAAATGAAGTCACCTCTCCCTGTATTGTTTTTTATATTAAGACCCAGTTtttctccctcatagaattgatTGCAATAGTAgtgttactgttatttttaagATCACCTCCACTAGTAGGATGTAAGTTCTGAAAACAGTGAGACCACTACTTTTCTGTTCATAATTTTATCTCCAGTGCCTACCTAGTCCAAAAtatgacacatagtaggtgtttaaaaatatgtggtgagtgaatgactgactgaatgaatgaataatattctGAGCTGAAACCTCTCTTTTGCCACATTAATGTCTTCACTGCAAGAAAGAGAGGATGGGCAAGGATTTAGGAAAGCTGGTATGCCTTTGAATTTGGAGGCATTTAAAGACTATACCTgtaaatcaaaagggaaaaatcaagCTTATTCATTATTAACTAATGAGACTTAGAATTGAATGATAAAAATCTAATGATGCTAATTTCAGTTCTGAATGCTGGCTGCCAGTCTCTGAAGACAGGGTAAAATGGTAAGTAATAGGACACTGCAGCTTAATCCCCCAATTAGGAAGCAGTCATCACCCCCAGGGACAACTCCACTTGCTGATTGATTTTCTTTACGCATTGTAATTATATTCAGTACCACCTTAGGCTCCCTGAATGTCCTGGAGATCCCCACTAGAGGTGGACCTTCCTTGACACAAGCCCTGTGTATTAACAATTTATATTAGCACAAAGGATAAATTATGGAGGAATTCTTTCATGTCACAGAAGCATTTTTAATGAGTTCTTTGAATAGGCAGTTCCCCGAGTAGATTTAAAATAGgatttcatttacaaaaatatgACTTAATTGTAACCTTTTAGGGACATGTTGTCATCACCCCAAGCAAAGCAGCAAAGATGGCTTTGCTCTAGTTCCTGGCCACAGACTGAGCCTTCAGCCTACAACACCAACTGAACCAAGCCCCTACCTCTGGCCTCGCATTTACCTCTAAGTTAGGCCACAGCACAGATTGATTGTTAATTCTATTGCACGGCTCAAGCACGAAGACCAGACAACCATTTCACAAATTTGGGTCTTTGAGCGTGGTGGGGGAGGTATGcttgtggggatgggggaggtgcCTTCATGACTCACTGCTAACCCATCCCTGCTACTGGAGAAAAATAACTCTAAATGCACATCCTACTGCTTGTGAGTCAGGAATGTCATTTTCATTTATGAAGGATGGaacattatttttctctaacaTTTCAAGTGAAtaactttacatatattttcccCTCAATTTCCATAGGAATTTGATGCCATGGAAGCAATCAGCTACATGTCCCCAGAGCCTGGcagaaactcttatttttcttacaGGTACTTTAAGATCAATAGTTCTGaattcccctcctccctccaattACATTCCTGGTGAAACCCACCCTGATTTAGGGGTCTAGGGGGAGATGGGTGATGTGAATTCCAgggttattttataattttagagtCACATTTCTGTTGAGTCTTAAAAGCTGAGTTTCAGGAGTTGAGAGAAGCTTTCTTGCCATGTCCCCATTAAGACATGTTTGCCTCCCACTGTGAGACTCCCAAAGGTAGATTCATCACTGGTTATGTCAAGGAAAAGAGTGgaaaagagcaaaagagacaTCCTCTCTGTTAACTCTCCAGGGCATAGTTTCTGATTTCTCTGTGGCTATTAGGTAAATACACCTagtagaacaaaacagaaaatttattcCAGACGAGAAAAACCAGGGTCTTTGAGTTTTATAACATATGACATATCCGATGGTGTTACCCACCTCCAGCTCTTTTTCCACCTGGCTATatgtctctcctttcctcaggtCTAATGCGTGAATCTCACAGATATGGGTAATCTGACCACAATCAAAGAATTCCTCCTGCTGGGATTCGGGAGTCTCCACGggttacagttttttctttttgggaTATTTCTGGGAATGTATGTAGTGACTTTGCTGGGGAACCTTCTTATCCTTATCGTCATTTCTCTTGATCATAACCTCCAaactcccatgtacttctttctgtCCAATTTCTCCTTCCTTGAGATCTGGTACACTACCTCTATTGCTCCTAAGATGCTGCAGACCCTTCTTTTCGGTCCCAAGGTGATTTCTTTTGTGGGCTGTGTGGTCCAGTTTTACTTCTTCGGTTCCATGGCAGTAGTTGAGTGCTTTCTTCTGACTGCCATGTCTTACGACCGCTACCTTGCCATCTGCAGCCCCCTGCAGTACCCATCGCTCATGAACCTCCACACGCGTGTCCTGCTTGCAGGCGGGTCTTGGCTGGGTGGCTTCCTAACGCCTGTGGTCACTGTTGCCATGACTTTTCAGCTGCCATTCTGTGCAACCTATAAGATagaccacttcttctgtgacctGGCCCCTGTGCTGAAGCTGGCCTGCTCTGATACTGAGACTGTGGAGAAAACCACCTTCCTCCTGGCCTCCTTCGTCACCATGGTGCCCTTCTTACTCACCGTAGCCTCCTATATGCACATTGTGGCTGCTGTCCTCAGGATTCCATCAGCTGCAGGAAAGCAACGAGCCTTCgccacctgctcctcccacctcacAGTGGTCACTCTGTACTACGGAGCACTGGGAACAGTGTATGCCATCCCCACAGCAACCCAGACTGCTGTCCTGAACAAGATCTTCTCCTTGTTCTACACTGTGGTCACTCCCATGGTCAACCCCATCGTGTACAGCCTGAGAAACAAGGATGTTCAAAAGGCAGTGAGACGGCTTATGAGTCAGTGGGCATCTGCTAAGGGGAGCTCAGGGCCCCCACCACACCCAGGGAATCTTTTTGTTCTCAGAACAGCCTGGGCTTCTATGAAGGACGCCAGGCACTAGGCTGAGTACTTGGGGGCTCAGCCCACTGCTGCTCCCTCCTTCAAGGGGAAGAGTCAACAGCGTAGGAACCCTCCCTGAATCCTTACAGACCTAATGTTCATGGGAATTCCAGGTTAATCCATGCATGGTAAAATAAGTTTGTCAGACAAGTGACTCTCTCGGGCTCTTCTACCACGCCTCTTAGAGGAAAGTTCAAAAACATCCAAATTTGCTTGCTACAaaagtctgtctctctgtctttgtctttgtctctcttgctgtgtgtgtgtgatagaaaTATCTGCTGGTGTTAAGGCTTTTGGTTTCATTATGTGCATGTGCCCAATGTGCccatgtgtatgcacacacacacgcacacacctctacatacacacacagccacCATACCCTTCTCCTACAAACTTAGGTGCCTTCCACTGTGCCTCTCCTCAGGGTTTATGCACATTCATCCTGCCTACTGTTGTTTCTTAGATTGTCTGTCTCTCCGCTATCAGAACCATGTCTAAAATCGTAGAGCAGCTATTGACTGTTCTACTCATTAGAACAGGTAGTTAATCAAGCCCCTTGAAGACTGGAATAACATCATCCTTATTACTCTTGATGTCCCCTATCACTGTACTCTACACAGAGACAAGATAATtatttgttgattgaatgaatCAATGACTAATCAAAGCAATGGAGGCTTGGTGGATGAGGAGAGTTTAAAACAAGTCACTTTTTTTTCTGGCCTCTCCTCCTCATTTTTCTCCTCATGGTCATAGACATCCCCAACTCTCCCCACAGGCAGCTCTGACTGAGCCCCCTAATCTTGCTCCTTGCTATGCCCCCTCATCCACCTTCCCCACAGTGGCCAGATGTATCTTCCTGACACTATACTTTCACAGTTTATCACTCTCCGTGGTTCTCCAGTGCCCCTGAAAAGGAGTCAGAGCTCCTCCTTCTGAGTTGTGGCCACCTCTTGACCTCACCCCTCACcagtctccttccctccctctgtgcTCCAGCCACACCAAACACCTCGAATAGAGTTGGAGACCCTCTAAAGGGAAGATCACCTGCTCACCATGTATCTCCCACAGCATCTAGATCCAGAGCAGCACAAAAAAAGTAGTTGCTCAAATAAGATGTCTTAAATTGAATAGTAATGGGACCCTcacctccctttcctctttgtttcCACTTATTGGCTTCTAGCACTTTGGCTTGAGGAAAAGGCAATCTTGATTGGCTgtcagtgatgtgtgtgtgtgtgtgtgtgtgtgtgtgtgtgttgtctttaCCTATTTCACCTGCCTGCCCTCCAGGTAGGCACCACACAGGGGCACAGATAGACtccttcccccccaaaaaacctCCTTCTGTAATATGAGTCAAAGAATGCCAAGTGGTTTGGGAAACACTTTCCCAGCTGGTTCTTCCTACTCCCTTCCTGACCACCCACAGAGTTCCCTCTTGTATAGGGTCTAATTGTCTCTAATCTAGCTTTAACTTCTTGTAATTACCCTCAATTAGAAAATAGAGCCTGCAGAACACACTCCTTGTGGTTAAGACATGGATCCAGAGTAGAAGTGTAATTACTTTTTGGCCTCTCAGGGGTTCTGCCTAGCCTTCTGTGCAGACATACAAAGTGGAAAGGCTCCATCTGCTCCATCCAGACGTGTCTTTCTCTTATTCTTGAATCCAGGTTTCTGAGATAGTTGAGGGGTTTGTTTGGTGTGTTAGctatatggaaatattttttaaaatctactagTCTAAACTCAACTGGGCTTAGAAACCTTCAGCTATTTCCCATTGCCCTTAGGAAAAAGTCTGGATGCCCTATGGAAGTGACCAACATTACCTGTCAACTTTCAAGGGTTTGTAGCCCATCTAGAGTTTGTTCATGGCCAAAAAAGATATTACACTTCTCTCAGTCTcatattttgttgcttttttgctCTCTGAACTCATTTCCTTCCTGGATGTTCCTCAAACCTGCTTGCCTCCTCATAACTTTCAAAGATGCTattctttctccccttccttACTTCACTTTTTACTTGGCTCATTCTTTGAGTTCCACCCAGTCTGTTTATCATATGCTCTTAGAGCATCCTAGCTTTTTTACTTTCTCATTATAAATTTATCACAGCTGCACTAGAATATTCTgcatgagatttcttttttttttctttatttttattagttggaggctaattactttacaatattgcagcggtttttgccatacattgacatgaatcagccatggatttacatgtgttccccaccctgaacccctctcccacctcccaccccatcccatccctctgggtcatcccagtgcactagccctgagcacttgtctcaaaaTATTCTGCGtgagatttcatatatatacatacatcctcTACCTGGACTATAAACTGCACAAGGCAGGATCCGTGTCTGTTTTGTTTGAATACTACATCCCTAGTGCCCAGCACAGAGCTTAACAATGAATAATTGTTCAATAAATAgttaataaaagaatgaaaaagagccatctaaagttattttatttatttgataaagCATTATGTTCCTCTCACTCAAGTTGCAGTTACTTAATCTTGTTGTGGACTAGTTAGTTTCTCTCTGTTCCCAAAACCACAGTGTACCTCCCTATTCCGTGCCAATCATCACACAACTCTGTGTAATTTCCCCGAGGGAACTGGAGGAGGGTGTACGGCTCAGGACGATTCATCCTTACTGGTGAGAAACACGTCAAAGTGCATGTCCTTCTCACAGTGATAGTACAGTTTCCCTGCCAAACACAAAaggcagcactttttttttttattgtggtgctTTGGTTGATACACTGCTCCCATAGTGTGAATAGCCTTTTTCTATTCAGTGAAACATTATGTTAATGATTGGACAGAGTAATTAATAGCAGATCAGATTACATTTTCATGTCTCTGTACAAGCCAGAGAGAAATTATCCTCATTAACCTGATCAGTACAAACTGTCATACTAGATTAGAAGAGCTCCAGCTTCAATTTATACCTTAACCCTCGCTGTTTCGGCCAGATGGCTTGCTGGTACCTCCGTGCTGGTACTTTGCTGGTACTTTCCTCGCTcaggaaagagggagaagaaatcTG
Coding sequences:
- the LOC136154684 gene encoding olfactory receptor 10A2-like, whose translation is MGNLTTIKEFLLLGFGSLHGLQFFLFGIFLGMYVVTLLGNLLILIVISLDHNLQTPMYFFLSNFSFLEIWYTTSIAPKMLQTLLFGPKVISFVGCVVQFYFFGSMAVVECFLLTAMSYDRYLAICSPLQYPSLMNLHTRVLLAGGSWLGGFLTPVVTVAMTFQLPFCATYKIDHFFCDLAPVLKLACSDTETVEKTTFLLASFVTMVPFLLTVASYMHIVAAVLRIPSAAGKQRAFATCSSHLTVVTLYYGALGTVYAIPTATQTAVLNKIFSLFYTVVTPMVNPIVYSLRNKDVQKAVRRLMSQWASAKGSSGPPPHPGNLFVLRTAWASMKDARH